The following proteins come from a genomic window of Neoarius graeffei isolate fNeoGra1 chromosome 26, fNeoGra1.pri, whole genome shotgun sequence:
- the LOC132874000 gene encoding draxin-A-like produces the protein MSLLIHENRFAEVRTWCCFTVLCLLIFFDKDKRRSRNMSSGNVTMSTDDVEPCDHHLDCLPGSCCDLRHHECKPHNRGLNNKCYDDCMCEEGFRCYAKFHRKRRVTRRRGRCVEPESANSDQGAFITI, from the exons ATGTCGTTATTGATTCATGAAAATCGTTTCGCAGAAGTAAGAACATGGTGCTGTTTTACTGTTTTGTGTTTGCTGATCTTTTTCGACAAAGATAAGCGGCGCAGCAGGAACATGAGCAGTGGTAATGTGACCATGAGCACAGATGATGTTGAACCATGTGACCATCACCTCGACTGCCTGCCTG GGTCCTGCTGTGACCTCAGACATCACGAGTGCAAACCACATAACCGTGGTCTGAACAACAAGTGCTACGATGACTGCATGTGTGAAGAAG GTTTCCGATGCTACGCCAAATTCCACCGCAAGCGAAGGGTGACCCGGAGACGTGGCCGCTGCGTGGAACCCGAATCGGCTAACAGCGACCAGGGAGCTTTCATCACAATCTGA